The Caballeronia sp. NK8 genome includes a window with the following:
- a CDS encoding IclR family transcriptional regulator: MIEAPKAPRKRKSPATKPRAEAADPSASSLYVQSVEKAMKVLTAFDGSKRQLSLSEISSLTGFDMSATQRFTFTLAALGYLFKDPDSRKYELSPRLLDFTYHYLTSNELVSRATPYLQQLGSETEEATNLTVLDDTDIVFVLRIVSRNVFNAHVITGSRLPAYCTAPGLAILATLPDGEIDDLLSRTNLVPYTSSTVYQPRKIKDRIAQIRRQGYAHTEDEYFVSDISTAAAITNAHGRGIGAVNIAVARSRWHADRDERRFADLVISTASAISTRRRVE; encoded by the coding sequence ATGATCGAAGCGCCCAAAGCCCCGCGCAAACGCAAGAGCCCAGCGACGAAGCCGCGGGCCGAGGCGGCGGATCCGAGTGCATCGTCCCTGTACGTGCAGTCCGTCGAAAAGGCGATGAAAGTGCTCACCGCCTTCGACGGCAGCAAGCGTCAGTTGTCGCTGTCGGAGATTTCGTCGCTCACCGGCTTCGACATGAGCGCGACGCAACGCTTCACCTTCACGCTCGCCGCCCTCGGTTATCTTTTCAAGGATCCGGACAGCCGCAAGTATGAACTGTCGCCCCGGCTGCTCGACTTCACCTACCACTATCTGACATCGAACGAGCTCGTGAGCCGGGCCACGCCTTATCTCCAGCAACTCGGCTCGGAGACGGAGGAGGCCACCAATCTCACCGTGCTGGACGACACGGACATCGTGTTCGTGCTGCGGATCGTGAGCCGCAACGTGTTCAACGCCCATGTGATTACCGGTTCGCGCCTGCCTGCGTACTGCACGGCGCCGGGACTCGCGATCCTGGCAACGCTTCCTGACGGGGAGATCGACGACCTCCTGTCCCGCACGAATCTCGTGCCGTACACGTCGTCGACCGTGTATCAGCCACGCAAGATCAAAGACCGGATCGCGCAAATCCGCAGGCAGGGGTACGCCCATACAGAAGACGAGTACTTCGTCAGCGACATTTCAACTGCGGCGGCCATCACCAATGCGCACGGGCGAGGGATCGGCGCGGTGAATATCGCGGTGGCGAGATCGCGGTGGCATGCCGACCGCGACGAAAGGCGCTTCGCCGATCTGGTCATTTCCACAGCCTCGGCTATTTCAACGCGGCGTCGCGTCGAATAG